The genomic stretch CCAACACGGCATGTCCCCCATCCAGTCCGCCGTCCTGGTCTGGTGCATCGGCAAGCAGAAGGAGGGCTGGGTCAGGGCGACGCACAAGCTGATCGCCGAGCGGCTCGGGGTCGAGCGGGCCAACGTCACCCGGGCCGTCAGCCGCCTGGAAGAGTGGCACATGATTCAGAAGGTCCGCCCCGGTGTCCTCTTCGTGAATCCCCTGATCGGCTTCATGGGCAACGGCGATCGGCAGCAGGAGATCCTGGCTAAGCTGCGGCACGGTACCCCAGAAAATGCGTTTCCCCTGCTCAATGCTCCACCCGCCCCACGAAGCGCGCAGGTGGAACTCGGTCAGGACCAGGAGGAGGAGTCGGCATGCTGATCCAGGCGACCTTCGGGCACGGGATGCTTCACAAGCTGCAGCTCTCCCGCGGCGCCCAAGATCTTCTGAGCGCCCTGATCGACCTCCAGGAGCCGGGTGGCGAGGTCCGGATGTCCCAGCAGGAGCTCGCGGCTCGTGTGGGCCTCGGCAAGAACGCCGCGTCGACCGCCATGGCCTCACTGGTCGACCGGCACCTCGTTCTGCGCCCGGAGCACAGTTACCGCACCTACATCCTGCATCCCTACATCGCGGGCTACGAGACCGTCGAAGCCCTCACGGCCGCGGTACGGGAAGCGGCCCGCAGCATCCAGAACGGCACGCTCGGCGAACCGTCCGCCCCCCGCTACGAAACCGCGCCCCCCAAGAGGCAGATCCGAGAACTCCGTGCCGTCAGCGGCGCGTAGCCACCGCCGGCATCCGCAGACGAACGGGGCGGCGCACTCCGACCTGTCGTCGGGGTGCGCCGCCTGTGGACGGGGTGGGGCGCGGGAGGGCCGGCTGCGGGGCCTCGGGCGCTACTTCGGGTCACTGTTGAACTTCGAGGCCGACCAGAAGTAGCCGAGTACCGCGAGGCCCAGGCACCAGGCGACCGCGATCCACCCGTTGTTGCCGATCTCGCTGCCGAGGAGCAGGCCGCGCAGGGTCTCGATGGCCGGGGTGAAGGGCTGGTATTCGGCGATCGGCTGGAACCAGCCCGGCATCCCCTCGACCGGCACGAAAGCACTGGACAGCAGCGGCAGCAGGATCATGGGCAGCGCATTGTTGCTCGCGGCCTCGGCGTTCGGGCTGATCAGCCCCATGCCGACGGCGATCCAGGTCAGCGCCAGAGCGAACAGCACGAGCAGCCCGAACGCCGCGCACCACTCCAGAACCGTCGCGTCCGTGGACCGGAAGCCGATGGCCACGGCGACGGCGCCCACGAGAACCACGCTCGCGATCGACTGCAGCACACTGCCGACGACGTGCCCGATGAGCACCGCCCCGCGGTGGATCGCCATCGTGCGGAACCGGGCGATGATGCCCTCGGTCATATCGTTGGACACCGACACGGCCGTGCCGATCGTGGTGCTGCCGATGGTCATCAGCAGCAAGCCCGGCACCAGGTACGCGATGTAATCGGAGCGGCCACCGCCACCGATGCCCGCGCTCATCACATCACCGAAGATGTAGACGAAGAGCAGCAGGAGCATGATCGGCGTGAGCAGCAAGTTCAGCGTCAGGGACGGATAGCGGCGCGCGTGCAGGAGGTTGCGGCGCAGCATCGTGGACGAGTCGCGGACGGCGAGGGCGAAGGAACTCATCGGACGTTCTCCTTGGACTGAGCAGGCAGGGCGGACTTACCGGGACGAGGGTCGGTGCCGGTCAGAGCGAAGAACACGTCATCGAGGTCGGGCGTGTGCACGGTCAGCTCGTCCGCCTCGATGCCCGCGGAATCCAGCAGGCCCAGGAGGGAGCGCAGAGCGCGCTGACTGCCGTCACTGGGGATCCGCAGCTCCAACGCCTCGTCGTCCCGGGTGACCTCGCCGAGCACGGTGGTCGCCCTCCGGTAGACGGTCGGGCCGGAGAACCGCAGCCGTACATGGCCTCCAGGGATCAGCCGCTTCAACTCCTCCGCAGTCCCCTCGGCCGCGATCCGACCGTCGTTCAGCACCGCGATCCGATCCGCGAGCTGATCGGCCTCCTCCAAGTACTGCGTGGTCAAGAAGACAGTCACCCCGCCCGTGACGAGCTCGCGGATGATCTGCCACATGTTGTGACGAGAACGGGGATCCAGACCGGTCGTCGGCTCGTCAAGGAAAATGATCCGCGGATCACCGACCAGGGTCATGGCTATGTCGAGGCGACGCTTCATGCCACCGGAGTAGGTCGAGGCCGGCTTCTTCGCGGCCTCCACCAGGTCGAATCGCTCGAGGAGTTCGGCGGCCACCCGCCGCCCCTCCCGCTTGGACAGGTGGTGCAGGTCCGCCATCAGCAGCATGTTCTCCTCACCGGTGATCAGCCCGTCAACGGCCGAGAACTGCCCCGTGACACCGACCGCACCACGCACCGCCTGCGGGTCGGCCGCGATGTCGTGGCCGCCGACCCGGGCCTGTCCGCCGTCGGCGGTGATGAGCGTGGAGAGGATCTTCACGACGGTGGTCTTGCCGGCACCGTTCGGGCCGAGCAGGGAGAAGACCGTTCCCTCCGGGACGGCGAGGTCGATGCCGTCGAGGACGGTCTTGTCGCCGTAGGACTTGCGCAGCCCGTTCGCCGTGATGGCCCAGCTGGTCATGAGCGGTGCTCCTTTACGGATCTACGGATCTACGGACGTCAGAGGCTGCGGGCGGTGATGTCGCCGTAGGCGGTGGTCGCGTGGATGTCGAGGCCGGCGGCGGCGCCGTCGGCGTTGCGCAGGGCGTTGTGGATCCGGCCCAGCGAGGTGCCGGCGTCGATCGTGGCGCTGACCCCGGCGGCGGCGCCGATCGAGATCTCGCCGTACTCGGTGCGCAGTTCGACCGTGCCGCGCACGGCCTCGGCGATGCGCAGGTCGCCCTTCTGCGTGCTGATCCGGGCGGGGCCGCCCAGGCGGCCGACCGCGACGTCCCCCGCCGCGAGGGTCAGGTGGGCGCTCGCGGTCTCGTCGAGCTTGACCGAGCCCTGGGCGCCTTCGAAGACGACGTCACCGAGGCGTCCGACGCCGCGGAGTTCGGCGGCGGCCGCCCTCGCCTCGACGCGGGAGCCGGCGGGCAGCTGGACGGTCACCTCGATGAAACCGGAGGCGCCCAGCAGCTGGTTCTTCGCCGGGACCGCGATCCGCAGCACCCCGTCGGCGTACTCGACCGAGGTCTGCTCGGCCGCCTTGACGTCGCGGTTCTTCGAAGCGTCGGCGGGCCGGACCTCGACCGCGGTGTCCGTGCGGTCCGCGGCGATGAGGCGGATGCTGCCGGCCGGGATGTCCAGAACGGCGGAGATCGGGGTGGGGGTGGCGAACTTCTGCATGATTCTCTCCTGCGACTCGTTGTTTCCGATGAGGGAAAAGCTACGTTGCTTTCCATATCTCGACAAGGAAGTCATTACGAGGAATCTAAATAACACCAGGTCAGACCGATCAAATCGTTGCGCAGGCTTAAAGTTGAATGCAACGACGAGAACGCGCCCGTTGCAATGGATTGGAAGTGAAAGCTACAGCCGCGGGCAGCACGAAGCCTCCGCACGGCGGTTCCACAGCCGGCGGAGGCTCGCTCACGGGATGTCAGCCGCGCAGGGCGGCGATGGCCTTCTCGATGCGCCCCCGGCGCGTTTCGGGCTTCTTCGCGCTCTCGATGGCGCGGACGTGCTCGCGCTTGCGGCTGTACGTGAGGTGGTCGTACGCGGCACGGGCGACCGGGTCGGCGTCCAGGGCCTGGGCGAAGTCCGCGGGCTCGACGACGACGCGCGGCTCGGTGTCGAGCTCCAGCTCGACCTCGACTTCTTCGCCGATCTCGACTTCCGCGGCCTGCCGGTTGGCATGGCTGAGGCCGATCAGGTGGCGGCCTCGCAGGAGGGCGACCCGGCTCTGCCAGGAGTGTCCGTTGATCGTGATCGTCACCGGCGGCCGCGCGCCGCCGCCGAGCGCCGAAACCACCTCCGGCGGAACTACGAGGCCCCGCATGGGCTCGGGCGGCTCGACGACGGACTGGAACTTCAAGGCCTTCTCCTCTTCTTCCTGCTGGTTCAAAGCCGTCCGGGACGGCGGAGGAACGTTCCCCCGCCGTCCCGGACGGCTGTCGGACACCGGTCGCGGCTGCTCGCGACTACTCCGCGTAGGGCTGGTCGGTGCCCTGGTCGCTGTAGCCGAGGCTCCAGACGTAGCCGTCCGGGTCGGCGAAGGTGCCGCCGTACCCGCCCCACGGCAGGGCGCCGGCGGGCTTGAGGACCGTGGCGCCGGCCTTCTGCGCCTCCGCCATGATCTCGTCGACCCGCGACTCGCTACGGACGACGTACGTCAGGACCAGCCCGCTGAAACCGCTGCCTTCCTGGTCCGTGCCCACCTGCTGCGCCAGGCCTTCGCGGCTGTAGAAGCCGACCGGCGAGGCGCCGTCCGACTCGAAGAACACCGAGATGCCGAAGTCGCTCTGGACCTTCCAGCCGAGCCCCTCGGTGTAGAACTGCTTGGCCCGGTCCATGTCCCGGACACCAAGAAGGATCGAGCTGACGTGCGCCTTCATGTCCTGCTCCTCGCGCTGTGAACGGTTGCGGTGGTTGCGGTGGCTGCGGTTGCTGTGACCATCACGCTAGGGCCTGGAGGGCGGCCGTGGCTTCTCGATTCCTGACCGGTCTGGAGACCTGCTTCGCCACGCACGCCGGCATCCCCTCCACCTTGATCACCGGCCCCACGCCGCCGGCCGTACCCGTGGCACCCGCACCACCCGCAGGGTCAGCCCCCGCGTCCGCCGCCTGGCGCCGGAAGGCCCCCGGGGGCATGCCGACCAGCTCGGTGAAGCGGGTGGTGAACGTCCCCAGCGACGCGCAGCCGACCGCGAAACAGACCTCGGTGACGCTGAGGTCGCCCCGCCGCAGCAGCGCCGCCGCCCGCTCGATGCGCCGGGTCATCAGGTACGCGTACGGCGACTCCCCGTACGCGGCCCGGAACTGCCGGCTCAGGTGTCCGGCGGACATGTTCACGTCGTGGGCGAGCGCTTCCACGTTCAGCGGCTGCGCGTACTCCCTGTCGATCCGGTCCCGGACGCGGCGCAGCCGCGCGAGATCCTCCAGGCGCTGCGCCTGGACGCGCGCACGGCGCCATGCGGGCTTGCACATGAGAACCCCCTGCCCTTCGTCGGCTCAGCGCAGTTCCTGGATGCGGACCAGGTTCCCCGCGGGGTCGCGGAAGGCGCAGTCGCGGACGCCGTACGGCTGCTCGGTCGGCTCCTGGACGACCTCGGTGTCACCGGCCTGCGCCTTCTCGAAGGTGGCGTCGAGGTCCGGGGTGGCCAGCAGGATCCAGCCGTAGGTGCCCTTGGCCATCATCTCGGTGACGGTGCGGCGCTCGTCCTCGGTGATGCCGGGATCGGAGGCGGGCGGCGTCAGCAGGATCGACGTGCCCGGCTGACCGGGCGGGCCGACCGTGATCCAGCGCATCCGGCCCTGCCCGACATCGCTGCGGACCTCGAAGCCGAGGACGTCGCGGTAGAAGGCGAGCGAGGCGTCCGGGTCGTCGTGCGGAAGCGACGTCGTGTGAATGGTGATGTCCATGGCGAGCAGGCTAGGACGGCTCCCCGACCCGCGCTTCTCGATTCCTGATCGGTCCGGACATCCCAGGACGTTCGGGGCCGCGCCACGGGCACACGACTGCGAACTCCCCGATGGTCAGGGCTGGTTGAGGACCGAAACTGTCCGCAAGCGCTCCTAGAGTCTGTTCTGCCGCCCCGAACGGGCCGCGGCCGCACCACGAGAGCCAAGGGAGACGCTCATGATCCTCGTCACCGGAGCCACCGGGAACGTCGGCCGCCACGTGCTGGACCTGCTGATCGAGGACGGCCACGGCGTCCGGGCGCTGACCCGCGACCCGCTGCGCTCGGTCTGGCCGGCCGAGGCCGACGTCGTCGCCGGCGACCTGTCCGACGCCGTGTCGCTGGAGGCGGCGCTGTCCGGGGTCGACGCGGTGTTCCTGTTCGCGGCGCCGGGCAGCGGGCCGGGCTTCGTCACCGCCGCCGAGCGCGCCGGGGTGCGCAAGGTGGTGCTGCTGTCCTCCGGCGCGGTCGACGACGACGCCGAGGTCCAGGACGGGCCGATCGCCGCCTACCACGCGGAGGTCGAGCAGGCCCTGCGCGCGTCCGGGCTGGAGTGGACCTTCCTGCGCCCGGACTCGTTCGCCGCCAACACCCTGATGTGGGCCGGGCAGACCCGGTCCGGCGACGTGGTGCGCGGCGCCTACGCCGGGGCGGCCTCCGCGCCCGTGCACGAGGCCGACATAGCCGCCGTCGCGGTCGCGGCCCTGACCGGGGACGGGCACGGGGGGCGCGTCTACGAGCTGACCGGGCCCGAGTCGCTGACCCACGCCGACCAGGCCCGGATCCTCGGCGAGGCGATCGGCCGGCCGATCGAGTACGCCGAACTGCCCGCCGAGACCGTGCGCCAGGCGATGAGCGCCCACGTCCCGGGCCCGGTCCTCGACGGGATCCTCAAGGTCTGGTCGGAGGCGGTCGGCCGGATCGCGCCGACCACCACCGACATCGAGAAGGTCACCGGCCGCCCGGCACGCAGCTACCGCACGTGGGTCCTCGACCACGCGGCCGCCTTCTGAACGACGCCAAGAAAAGATTCGCGGGGCCGATGAGTTTCCAGGCGATCATCGGTCCTAGATGGTGAAAGGCCCGCCGAGAGCCCGCCACGAGATCACGAGATACCGAGGACCCACGATGCGCACCCTGATCAGCTCCGCCTTCATCTCCCTGGACGGCGTCGTGGAGGCCCCCGGCGGCGAGCCCGGGTACCGGAACTCCGGCTGGACCTTCAAGCACGGGGAGTTCCTGCCCGAAGCGTTCGAGATCAAGGGCCGGGAGCAGAAGGAGGCCTCCGCGATGCTGCTGGGCCGCACGAGCTACGAGGCCTTCAGCCCGGTGTGGCCCGCCATGGAGGACTTCGCCGACTACAAGGTGATGCCGAAGTACGTCGTCTCCACCACCCTCGCCGAGGACGCCCTGGTGTCGGACTGGGGCGACACCACGATCCTGCGCTCGCTCGACGAGGTCGCCGCGCTGAAGGAGACCGAGGGCGGCCCGATCATCGTGCACGGCAGCGCCACCCTGAACCGGGCGCTCTCCGACGCCGGCCTGATCGACCGTTACCACCTGCTCGTCTTCCCGCTGCTGCTCGGCGCGGGCAAGCGCCTCTTCAGCGCCGCGGACAAGGACGCGCAGAAGCTGAGGCTCGTCGAGCACGCGGCCTACGCCAACGGCCTGCAGCTGAACGTCTTCGACGTAGTCCGCTGACCCGCACGGTCCCGGACCCGGAGCGGCGCCCCCACAGGGCGCCGCTCCGGGCGTCTCAGCCGAACAGCCGCCGCAGCTCCTCGTGGAACCCGGGGAAGGTCTTGGCCACGCAGGCCGGGTCGTCGAGGGTGATCCCGGCGGCGCGCAGGCCCAGTACCGAGAGGGACATCGCGATGCGGTGATCGCGATGGCAGTCGACCGTCGCCGGGGCGGGGACGCCCGGGTGGACGGTGATCCGGTCCGGGCCCTCCTCCACCCGGATGCCCAGCACGCGGAGGTTCCCCGCGACGGCGGCGATCCGGTCGGACTCCTTCAGCCGGGCGTGCGCGATGCCCGTGATGGTGACCGGGGCGTCCGCCAGCGGGGCGATCGCGGCCATCGTCATGAAGGTGTCCGAGATGTCGCCCATGTCGACGGTGAATCCGCCGCGCAGCGCGCCGGTACCCGTGACCTCGGTCCAGTCGGCGGTCGTGGTGACCTCGGCCCCGGCCCGCCGCAGCACCTCCACGAAGGCGGTGTCGCCCTGCAGGCTCCCCGTGCCCAGGGCCCGCACCCGTACGGTGCGCCCGGTGACGGCCGCCGCCGCGAAGAAGTACGAGGCGGTCGAGGCGTCCGGCTCGATGTCGAGGTCGGTGGGCCGGTAGCCGCCCGGGTGGACCGTGATCGCGCTGCCCTCCTCCTCGACCCGGGCGCCGAACTGCCGCATCAGGGCCAGGGTCATGTCCACGTACGGGCGGCTGACCAGCCGCGGCACGTCCACCGTGAGCGGCCCGCCCATCAGCGGAGCGGCCATCAGCAGCCCGGAGAGGTACTGGCTGCTGAGCCCGGAATCCAGCTCGATCCGGCCACCGGCCAGCCCCCGCGCGGTCAGGGTGAAGGGCAGGCCCGTACCGCGCACCCGCGCCCCGAGCCCGGCGAGCGCCTCCAGCAGCGGCCCGAGCGGGCGCGCCCGCAGCTGGTCGGAGCCGTCGAAGGCGATCTCCCCGCGCCCGGTGGCCGCGAAGGGCGGCAGGAAGCGTGCCGCGGTGCCGGCGTCGGCGCACCAGACCCGGCCGGGGCCGGCCGGTCCGGCACCGCGCCCGGTGACCTCCCAGACCTCGCCGGAGCCGTCGCCGTAGCCGGAGCCGTCCCCGTACCCGTAGCCGCTGTCGCCGATGTCGCGCACCCCGGTGCCCAGGTCCGTCAGCGCCGCCCGGAAGGCGAGGGTGTCGTCGCTGACCAGCGGCGCGCCCAGGCGGCTGCTGCCGGGAGCGGCGGCCGCGAGGAGCAGCGCCCGGTTGGTGATGCTCTTGGAGCCGGGTATCCGGGCGTCCAGTACGGGAGTCGTCGCGCCGCTCATCGTACGGAGCCTCTGCGTTGGGCCCGCTCGACGCTCGCGCGGGCGGCCGCGGCGACCTTCGGCGCGGTCAGGCCGTGGAGTTCGTACAGGGATTGGTACGGGGCGGAGGCCCCGAAGGAGTCGATGCCCAAGGAGGTGCCGGCCGCGCCGACCAGCGCGTACCAGCCCAGGCTGGACCCGGCCTCGACGGAGACCCGGGCGGCCACACCAGTGGGGAGCACCTCCTCGCGGTAGCCCTCCTCCTGCGCCTGGAACCACTCCAGGCAGGGCATGGACACCACGCGGGTGGCGAGGCCCCCGTCCTGGAGGATGCGGCGGGCGTCGAGCGCGATGGGCACCTCGCTGCCGGTGGCGATGAGGATGGCCTCGGGACGGCCGCCCTCGGCCTCGGCCAGGACGTAACCGCCGCGCGCGGCGCCCTCGGCGGGGGACAGCCCGCTCTCTTCGGTGCGCTCCAGCACGGGCAGGTTCTGCCGGGACAGGCACAGGCCCGCCGGGCGGTCGTCGTTCTCCAGGATGGTGCGCCAGGCGACAACGGTCTCGTTCGCGTCGGCGGGCCGGACCACGTCCAGGCCGGGGATGGCGCGCAGCGACCAGAGGTGCTCGACGGGCTGGTGGGTGGGTCCGTCCTCGCCGAGCCCGATGGAGTCGTGGGTCCAGACGTAGGTGACGGGCAGCTTCATCATGGCCGCGAGACGGACCGCGGGGCGCATGTAGTCGGAGAAGACGAGGAAGGTGCCGCCGTAGGGGCGGGTCCCGCCGTGCAGGGCGATGCCGTTGAGGATGGCACCCATGGCGTGCTCGCGGATGCCGAAGTGCAGGGTCCGCCCGTACCGGTGCCCGGCGTAGGCCTCGGTGGCCAGTTCCTCGGGGATGAAGGAGGGCTCGCCCTTCATGGTGGTGAGGTTGGACTCGGCGAGGTCGGCGGAGCCGCCCCACAGTTCGGGCAGCGCCGCCGCCAGCGCGCTCAGCACCTCGCCCGACGCCTTGCGGGTGGCGATCTGCGCGCCCGCCTCGAAGACGGGCAGCGCGTCCGTCCACCCCGCGGGCAGCCGGCGCTCGGAGAGCCGGTCGAAGAGCTCGGCGCGCTCCGGGTTGAGGGCGCGCCAGTCGGCGAGGGTCTTGTCCCACTGGCGGTGGGCTTCGGCCCCGCGGTCGGCGACCCGGCGGGCGTGGGCCAGGACTTCGGCGGGGACCTGGAAGGAGAGCGAGGGATCGAGGCCCATGGCGGCCTTGGCGGCGGCGGCCTCCTCGGCGCCGAGGGCGGATCCGTGGATGCCGCCGGTGTTCCGCTTCTTCGGCGCGGGCCAGCCGATGATCGTGCGCAGGGATACGAGGGAGGGCCGGTCGGTGGTCTCCCGGGCGGTGACGAGCGCCCGGTGCAGGGCCTGCACGTCCTCCCGGTACTCCCCGCCCGCCGTCCAGTCCACCTCCTGCACGTGCCAGCCGTACGCCCGGTAGCGGGCGAGGGTGTCTTCGGAGTGCGCGATCTGCCGGTCGTCCTCGATGGAGATGCGGTTCTCGTCGTAGAGGACGACCAGGTTGCCCAGGCGCTGGTGTCCGGCCAGGGAGCTGGCCTCGTGCGCGACGCCCTCCTCCAGGTCTCCCTCGGAGGCGATGGCCCAGACGGTGTGGTCGAAGGGGCTCTCACCGGCGGGCGCCTCCGGGTCGAACAGGCCGCGCTCGCGGCGGGCCGCCATGGCCATGCCCACCGCGTTGGCGAGGCCCTGGCCCAGGGGGCCGGTGGTGGTCTCCACGCCCGGGGTGTGCCCGTACTCGGGGTGCGCGGGGGTCAGACTGCCCTCGGTGCGCAGGCCCTTGAGGTCGTCGAGGGTGAGCCCGTAGCCCGACAGGTAGAGCTGCGTGTAGAGGGTCAGGCTGGCGTGGCCGCAGGAGAGCACGAACCGGTCGCGGCCGGCCCAGCGCGGATCCCGGGGGTCGTGCCGCAGCAGCCGCTGGAAGAGCAGGTACGCGGCCGGCGCGAGGCTCATGGCGGTGCCGGGGTGTCCGTGTCCGGCCGCCTCGACCGCGTCCACGGTCAGGGCGCGGGCGACCTCGACGGCCCGGCGGTCGGCGTCCCCCCAGAGCAGGGCGGACGCGGTGCCCTGCGGGGCGGTGGCGACGGTCATGACGGGCCTTCCTGTTCGGGGGATTCGAGTACGGGGAATTCGAGTACGGGTGCGAGAGCAGTTGCCGGACCCATGGGTTCTGCGAGTACGGGGCCTGCGGTGCGTTCAGGTGCTGCGCCCCCGCCGGCCGCCCCCGCCGGCCGGCCCCGCCGGCCGGACCGATCCGCCGTGGCGGACCGCGCGGGCACGCCGGACCGCGCGGGCACGGGCGTAGCGGACGGGGGCCCGCTTCACCGGGAGATCCGCTCGTAGGCGGCCCGGAGCAGGTCCTCGTCCGGGGCGGTGAACAGCGCGGGGCGGCCGATGGCGTCGAGCACGACGAACCGCAGCCGGTTGCCCCGGGTCTTCTTGTCGATGCCCATCGCGTCGCGCAGCGGGGCCCAGGCCCCGTCGTGGCGGGTGGGCAGCCCGGCGGCGCCGAGCAGGGAGCGGTGGCGTTCCACGTCGGCGGCGGACAGCCGGCCGTCGAGCCGGGCGAGTTCGGCGGCGAAGACCATGCCGGCGGCCACCGCGTGGCCGTGCCGGACCCGGTAGCCGGCTACCCGCTCGATGGCGTGGCCCAGGGTGTGCCCGTAGTTGAGGTGCTCGCGGCGGCCGTCCTCCCGGAAGTCCTCGGTGACGACCTCCGCCTTGACGCGGACGGCGCGCTCGACGAGCTCCCGGGTGCGGACGGCGCCGGCGGGGTCCTCCTCGACCAGGCGCAGGATCTCCGGGTCGGCGATGAACCCGGCCTTGAGGACCTCGGCGAGCCCGCTGACGTAGTCGGCGGGCGGCAGGGTGTCCAGCAGGTCCAGGTCGCACAACACCCCGGCGGGCGGGTGGAAGGCGCCGACCAGGTTCTTGCCCTGGGGCAGGTTGACGGCGGTCTTCCCGCCGATGGCGGCGTCGACCATGCCGAGCAGGGTGGTCGGCACCAGGACGAGGCGTACGCCGCGCAGCCACCCGGCGGCGGCGAACCCGGCGAGGTCGGTGGTGGCTCCGCCGCCGACGGCGACGACGGCGTCGGAGCGGGTGAACCCTGCGTCGGCGAGGGCCCGCCACAGACCGGTCACGACGGTCATGTCCTTGGCGGCTTCGCCCTCGGGCACCTCGAGGGAAAACACGATGCGTCCCTCATGGTCAAGCTCCCGGGCGATCCGCCGGGCGGTGGCCAGCAGGGTCCGGGAGTGGACCACGGCCACCCGCAGCGGCTCGGCACCCAGGACCCGACCGGTCTCGCCGGTCAGCCCGTGGCCCACGACGACCTCGTACGGCCGCTCCCCGCCGACCGGGATCCGGGTGCTCCCCGCCGACGTCGGCATGTTCAGCGTCTGCGTGTTCAGCGTCGGCGCGCTCATCGGACGGCCAGGTGCTCGAGGTAGCCCCGGTGGTTGCGGACGGTCTCGGCGAGGGAGTCCCCGCCGAACTTCTCCAGCGCGGCGTGCGCGAGGACCAGCGCCGTCATCGCCTCGGCCACGACGGCCGCGGCGGGCACCGCGCAGACGTCGGAGCGCTGGTGGTGGGCGACGGCGGGCTCGCCGGTGGCGACGTCGATGGTGGCCAGGGCCCGGGGCACGGTGGCGATGGGCTTCATGGCGGCCCGCACCCGCAGCGGTTCACCGGTGGTCATCCCGCCCTCGACCCCGCCGGAGCGGGCGGTGCGGCGGCGGACGGCCCCCTGCCCGTCCCGCTCGATCTCGTCGTGCGCGAGGGAGCCGGGGACCTTGGCGAGGCCGAAGCCGTCGCCGAACTCGACGCCCTTGATGGCCTGGATGCCCATGAGGGCGGCCGCGAGCCGGGAGTCGATGCGCCGGTCGCCGTGGACGTAGCTGCCCAGGCCCGGCGGAAGTCCGTACGCGAGCACCTCGACGACCCCGCCGAGGGTGTCGCCGTTCTCGTGGGCCCGGTCGACCTCGGCGACCATCGCGGCGGAGGCCTCCGGGTCCAGGCAGCGCACCGGGTCGGCGTCCACGCGCTCGGTGTCGTACGGCTCCGGCACCAGGCCCTCGGGGGCGGCGGCCGCGCCGAGGGAGACGACGTGGCTGACGATCGTGATCCCGTACGCCTGCTTGAGGAAGGCCCGGGCGACCTCGCCGACGGCGACGCGGGCCACGGTCTCGCGGGCGCTGGCCCGCTCCAGGACCGGGCGGGCGTCGTCGAATCCGTACTTCTGCATCCCGGCGAGGTCGGCGTGGCCGGGGCGGGGACGGGACAGCGGGGCGTTGCGCGCCCGGCCTGCCAGCACCTCCGGGTCCACGCCGTCGGCGGCCATCACCGTCTCCCACTTGGGCCATTCGGTGTTGCCGATCTGGATCGACACCGGCCCGCCCTGGGTGAGGCCGTGCCGGACGCCGCCGAGGAAGGTCACCTCGTCCTGCTCGAAGGCCATCCGGGCGCCCCGGCCGTGGCCGAGGCGGCGTCGGGCGAGGGAGCCGGCGACCGCCTTGGTGGAGATCTCCACACCGGCGGGCAGGCCTTCGAGGACGGCGGTGAGGGCGGGGCCGTGCGATTCGCCCGCGGTGAGCCATCGCAAAGTACTCAAGGGTGATCCTCTGTCATGCGGGGTGGTGGGCCGACGGGGTGGGCGGTCGGACCCGGCCGGTGGGGCGGCCGGGTCCCCGTGGAGGGGGAGGAGGGCGGAAGGGCCGTACGGGGATCCGCGGACGCGGGGTCGGACGACCCGGGTTCAGACCCCGACGGCCACCGGCGGAGCCTCGATCGGCCCCATCCGCTGGACCCGCCAGCCGGCGCCCATCAGGCCCTGGGCCATGGTGACCGCGGTCCCGCGGGCGACCATCAGCTCGACCAGGCCGCTCTCGTCGCCGGGCGAGTGGTCGAT from Streptomyces sp. NBC_01264 encodes the following:
- a CDS encoding dihydrofolate reductase family protein, whose protein sequence is MRTLISSAFISLDGVVEAPGGEPGYRNSGWTFKHGEFLPEAFEIKGREQKEASAMLLGRTSYEAFSPVWPAMEDFADYKVMPKYVVSTTLAEDALVSDWGDTTILRSLDEVAALKETEGGPIIVHGSATLNRALSDAGLIDRYHLLVFPLLLGAGKRLFSAADKDAQKLRLVEHAAYANGLQLNVFDVVR
- the aroA gene encoding 3-phosphoshikimate 1-carboxyvinyltransferase; this encodes MSGATTPVLDARIPGSKSITNRALLLAAAAPGSSRLGAPLVSDDTLAFRAALTDLGTGVRDIGDSGYGYGDGSGYGDGSGEVWEVTGRGAGPAGPGRVWCADAGTAARFLPPFAATGRGEIAFDGSDQLRARPLGPLLEALAGLGARVRGTGLPFTLTARGLAGGRIELDSGLSSQYLSGLLMAAPLMGGPLTVDVPRLVSRPYVDMTLALMRQFGARVEEEGSAITVHPGGYRPTDLDIEPDASTASYFFAAAAVTGRTVRVRALGTGSLQGDTAFVEVLRRAGAEVTTTADWTEVTGTGALRGGFTVDMGDISDTFMTMAAIAPLADAPVTITGIAHARLKESDRIAAVAGNLRVLGIRVEEGPDRITVHPGVPAPATVDCHRDHRIAMSLSVLGLRAAGITLDDPACVAKTFPGFHEELRRLFG
- the tkt gene encoding transketolase yields the protein MTVATAPQGTASALLWGDADRRAVEVARALTVDAVEAAGHGHPGTAMSLAPAAYLLFQRLLRHDPRDPRWAGRDRFVLSCGHASLTLYTQLYLSGYGLTLDDLKGLRTEGSLTPAHPEYGHTPGVETTTGPLGQGLANAVGMAMAARRERGLFDPEAPAGESPFDHTVWAIASEGDLEEGVAHEASSLAGHQRLGNLVVLYDENRISIEDDRQIAHSEDTLARYRAYGWHVQEVDWTAGGEYREDVQALHRALVTARETTDRPSLVSLRTIIGWPAPKKRNTGGIHGSALGAEEAAAAKAAMGLDPSLSFQVPAEVLAHARRVADRGAEAHRQWDKTLADWRALNPERAELFDRLSERRLPAGWTDALPVFEAGAQIATRKASGEVLSALAAALPELWGGSADLAESNLTTMKGEPSFIPEELATEAYAGHRYGRTLHFGIREHAMGAILNGIALHGGTRPYGGTFLVFSDYMRPAVRLAAMMKLPVTYVWTHDSIGLGEDGPTHQPVEHLWSLRAIPGLDVVRPADANETVVAWRTILENDDRPAGLCLSRQNLPVLERTEESGLSPAEGAARGGYVLAEAEGGRPEAILIATGSEVPIALDARRILQDGGLATRVVSMPCLEWFQAQEEGYREEVLPTGVAARVSVEAGSSLGWYALVGAAGTSLGIDSFGASAPYQSLYELHGLTAPKVAAAARASVERAQRRGSVR
- the aroB gene encoding 3-dehydroquinate synthase, with the protein product MSAPTLNTQTLNMPTSAGSTRIPVGGERPYEVVVGHGLTGETGRVLGAEPLRVAVVHSRTLLATARRIARELDHEGRIVFSLEVPEGEAAKDMTVVTGLWRALADAGFTRSDAVVAVGGGATTDLAGFAAAGWLRGVRLVLVPTTLLGMVDAAIGGKTAVNLPQGKNLVGAFHPPAGVLCDLDLLDTLPPADYVSGLAEVLKAGFIADPEILRLVEEDPAGAVRTRELVERAVRVKAEVVTEDFREDGRREHLNYGHTLGHAIERVAGYRVRHGHAVAAGMVFAAELARLDGRLSAADVERHRSLLGAAGLPTRHDGAWAPLRDAMGIDKKTRGNRLRFVVLDAIGRPALFTAPDEDLLRAAYERISR
- the aroC gene encoding chorismate synthase is translated as MSTLRWLTAGESHGPALTAVLEGLPAGVEISTKAVAGSLARRRLGHGRGARMAFEQDEVTFLGGVRHGLTQGGPVSIQIGNTEWPKWETVMAADGVDPEVLAGRARNAPLSRPRPGHADLAGMQKYGFDDARPVLERASARETVARVAVGEVARAFLKQAYGITIVSHVVSLGAAAAPEGLVPEPYDTERVDADPVRCLDPEASAAMVAEVDRAHENGDTLGGVVEVLAYGLPPGLGSYVHGDRRIDSRLAAALMGIQAIKGVEFGDGFGLAKVPGSLAHDEIERDGQGAVRRRTARSGGVEGGMTTGEPLRVRAAMKPIATVPRALATIDVATGEPAVAHHQRSDVCAVPAAAVVAEAMTALVLAHAALEKFGGDSLAETVRNHRGYLEHLAVR